The segment GAATATCAAATTACTCAGGTTGGCAATTTGTGGTGGGATTACAGCTTGGAAGAAAGGAGATCAATCGATGGTGGCAGAGTGCCAGTAAGCTCATTTTCACCCAAGTGTATCAGTTCAAGAAGAGAGCAATTAGACAATGCAGAGAGACTGAGTAAAGTATTGCTGCTGCCACTCACAAGCCTGTTTGTTCCTAGAAAGAGGCGCTCAAGGTTACCTAATTGACTAAACTCCATTGGAACCGTGCCATTTAGTTGATTGACTTTCAGGTCAATAATTTTGAGTTGGGTACAGTTAGAAAGAGAAATTGGGATTCTACCAGTCAGCCTGTTACCCCATAGAAGCAGATTCTGCAATTGAGACAGTTTGGCACCAAACTCCCAGGGAATATGGCCAGACAAGCTATTGTTGTGAAGCTCCAAGTCTTGCAGAGGAGTGCaattagagagggagggaggaattTGTCCTGTAAGATGGTTATGACGAAGGCGTAGCGTGTTGAGTTGGGAAAGCATGCCCAATTCGGGAGGAATGGAACCTCTGAGCCTGTTATTACTCAGAGACAATACGCTCAACGAGAAACAGTTTCCCAAGGAAGACGGAATGAGGCCTGTCAGCTTGTTATCTGAAAGCCAGAGCATTTGTAAGCCTGTGAGAAGCCCTATCTCCCAAGGAATGCCTCCACTCAAACGATTGCGAAAAACAGAGAATGTTTCCAGAAAGCGACAATTGCTAGACGTGGAGGGTACAGAGCCTTCTAATCTGTTCTTGGAGAGGCGAAGGTTCCTTAAGCGAGCAAGATTTCCCAATTCAGGGGTAATTGGCCTGCTCAGGGTGTTGTTATTGAGGTCAAGCACGCGAAGAAAGGAAATATTAGCCAGAAAAGGCGAGATGGAGCCTTGCAGCGACATACCTGTAAGATTGAGTTCCACGACTCGCTGTCTGCGTGTGGAACATTTCACTCCGGTCCAATTGCAGACTGGATGTGTGGAATTCCAATTGCTTAATGAATTATATAGATCCACAGTGATACCTGCTCTGAATGCCAACAGAGCTTGTTCGTCCGAAACATTGTTGAGCTGAATGGGGCGTGACAGAACAATTACTGATGAACAAGAGAGCAGTAAGAACAGTAAAGTCGCCATTTTTCCTCAGGCTCCGCCTCAACGGAATCCTTCACGTCTCTGCTCATTCATTTTAATCCACCATACATATGTGACAAAGTGACAAGAAACTAACCAGTTTGACCATTGATAGCAATACTTGACCATCGAGAGATAAACGTGGCGTCGTGCCAAGATTAATTTTCTGTTGTTAGGCTGCATACCTATAAGGAATAAAATAATTCTGTTTGAGGCTGCTGGCCCTGCGTATATGGAATAGAGACCTGTGCGTATATTTTGACAGTCGTCTAATTTAAACATAAAATAAGTTTTAGTGATGATGTTCAAATTTGGATTCTATTTGTTTAAGGATATTCTTTTACTTTGTATTTAGTATGTCTATTATGTATAAAGTATTCTTTATATATTTGACttttttggtttgtttttattgaatatatttggcTCCCAATTGACTTTAATATTTTAGAATGTTTATTCAAATAtgaactagcaattgcaccttggtgtgcaatgggtacgccgaggAGGTGTGGAAagtaaaatagaagaatatgatCTATTTTTGTATGCATTTCTGTTGTACATGAGGTCAATAGGTAAGCCATTTagtaaatgatgttgtttgtgcaacaaaagtcTCAATGGAGAATTCatatcttcaaatcaactatgcatccacttacatggATCCAAACATGATTGAAACTAAACCTTTGAATCGGGGAGATAATTAGGCTCCATTACCAATATGGTCCTATTATATTTgtaatggagagagagggagaggaggaaagAGAGGGATAAATAGAGGGGGTAAGAGTGAGAGAGTTAGAGAAGGGTAAGGAGATAGAGCTAGGGGATAGAGATAGAAAGGAAGATAAAGGTGGATctagagaaggagagggagggataaagagaaagagaatgaAAGAGGGATGGATAGAGTTGGTAGAGATaaatatgtagagagagagagagagagagagagagagagagagagagagagatagctcAATATATaaagaaagagagggagataatTAAGcatcatagagagagagagagagagagagagagagagagagagagagagaatcatatTGGGTAAAGAGATTCTACACAATGATCAGTCATCAAAGATTCAATTGAGATTTTTGTGTGTATTATGGTCGACGATATAATATTGGTGAAAAGATAGCCATAAAAAAAAGTTTGGAGATATTGAGACCGTTGGATCAACTGTCCACCTATCATATTAGTCATACGTAGGAAGGTGTACTAGTTCTAtggttttttctttgtttttaaaaGTGGTGAAGTTATGAACCAAAGTGTTGAAGGGGAGGAAACAGTGCAACACAATTGATGGGAGGGCAATTAAATTTTACAATTGAAAAACGATTATATGGTTAGGAGAAaagatttaataatttttttatattggaGGATTTTATATCATTTCAAATATGAGAGCGCGAGTCTATGTTGATATCTCTTTGATTTCGAGTCAAAAATTGAGGGGTCTCCATTTTGTCAAAGTTACAAGCTTATCTTGATATCTCTTCGATTGAGAGTTAATTACTCAAAGGGGTTAGTGTTTTAGGGCTTACGATTTAGGGAGTCTCCATTATGTCGAATTCGCCTAGGGCACAATCTACTTCCCATTTCTTATATCATACATTTGAGGATTTGAGGCTTGATGGATGACATAATCAAGGAACAtaccatcaccctcaccaattgtgATCAACTAATTGAACTACATTTCTTTTGTAAGACTCAATAACTTGATCAAAGAAAAAAAGTACCAACTTGTTGAGTGCATTTTAATAGTTAAGATAGTATTTGAagattaaaatgtttttttttttcttaaaatagaaaGTACCAATTTTAAGTTGGTATTGAGGATTGCCAGAGTTTAAATTTGATGAATGTATgactatatatatatgcatttttatcataaatagaatcaaaattttagaaatgttatcttatgaaaaatgagattttagaGAGATTGTAACTTTCTtttataagatatatatatattatttcttaGTATTATAAGGTGGTCCTATGCAAGAGTGGTTGTATAGTTTTTGTATGTCAAAGTGGTCTTGTTCTTTAAGTTTATTGTTTGTATGTTAAGGTAGCcttatatttttaaaagaataaaatttTGCATTGAAAAGTTTTGGATTAAAATTGTGTATTGATTTTTTTACCTTTCTAGTAGTACAATTAGAACGGACTTGGAAGCCTCCTGTCTCTAAATATGGTACACATTTTATAATCTTCATCTTCGATTATAATAAGTTTCTGTAGGGACACTATTTTATAGGTTGCATGTTTACTTTGGCAAGACAAATTTTAAATTTTCCAAAATTcttaaattattaataattttttagaaaatttataatattactaaatataataaaataaaaaaatatcgtaCAAAATATAATGAAATCAGAATTAAAAATCAAGACAAATTTTGTTACAATAGAGTTACAACTATTATTAGTATGTAAATTTCACCTTTAAAATATCATACTTGTAAGTTTTAATCATttcaaaaataatgttcataaataattataataataatattttttaaatttatattactAAAAAATAAGACAAAAAGACGTGCATATCACAAattgttaaaaataaaaaacattcacaaCTTTAAATTTATCACTTCTTACCTCTTTTTACTACTTACATGTTACAAAAcataatttattttcatattttaaaattCTTCTTCAAATGGATTTTTTatgaatgattttataatatatatcATAAAGAATGTAAACAAGTTAAACAATGACCCTAACAATAATCTCTCcccaatgaaaaataaataaatagaaaaatctCCCTTTCTCGTGGGATGTTTTTTGCTtactgaaaattttaaaattttaatgtggGCGTGCAGTGTAAGACCATGGAGGGAGGCGCGGGGTGGGTCAGACTTTATTTACATTGTCCTTACCATGACTGACGCGCAGTAAAACTGCCAGCTTACGGTCTGTGTTCTTGTGAATCATAAAATGATTGAACAGCTGTAAAGATAGCTGAGTAAAGCCTCTGAACGGATTTCACGTCATAACCTGTCATATCTTGAAAAAACCTACGAAAAGTATGGAGAAAAAATCCAGCAGAATCGACGGTCGTTAGTCCTTCAATCGTCTTGCATTGTTTTAGGATGTTGCCAACCATCAAAGCTAACCCGTCCATTCCATCGGCGTAAATAATTCCCACCTTCTGGGCGATGGAATACTCTGACTGTAGCAAGCAATGACAAGGCAGAAAGGAATGAATGCAAATACCTCGAACGTATGAATGTCGTTGAGAACTTAAAATGAGGATAAGAATTCTGTTCGTGCTTGAACCTTTGCCAACCAAGAGTTTGGTACTGTGCAGCTCTATAGTCACCCTTGTTGCCAGAGAATTGAATGTTGTACGCTGTGTAAAGATTTCCATGAGATACTTTAGCTTTTAAACCTATCAATATCTTATTCATTCATCCTCCAAACTGTCTACGTAGAGACAAAACACACTGAGAACTGAAGCGGAACGTACAGGTAAATTTTAAATGTGACGTATAGGTTCCTCTAGGCCGTGCTAAGTTAATGCCAAAAAAATCTTCCCGTTACTTGACATGACAAACGAATACCATTATTCTACAATTTCACGTGCTAAGTTGTCAATTCACAGAAGTCAGACTGATCAAATTGGAGTGACCCAAAACAAAATCATCGCACGACTTTAACGATCCATCCTTATACTAAGCAACGTACGGGCTGCAGATGAATATGGAGGGTGTTGATTCTTTCAATCGTCTTGCACTGCCTTACACAAAATATCAACCATTGATGAACAAATTGAGGATGTCCATTTCAAATTAGAGACCCTTCGGCGTAATTAAAGAAAAAAGGTAATTCAAATATATTAGTTAAAATTTCAAGGGGACCCTTCTTATGTAACGAGACTTCTTTATGGTTATTCTTTAGGGTTTTGGCTATTTTCcatataaaatgatatattaagatATGCTAACATACATATCACCATACAAAATGATGCATTATACAGAATAGCATCAATGTTACTTATTGATAGCATCCACTAACGACATCGCTATTAACGACAATCATTAATTTGAACGCGCACATAAATTTTTTGAAATCCCTTTCTTGCCTaaccattttaaaaatatttggaaTTCCTTAAAAAATTAATGCTTTCCCATTTGTGGTGTAGGTGCAGTGCTCTCTCATTTGTGATGTAGGTGTAGCCATGAAAGGAATGAAAGTCGGGAGAGTAGAGTTTTTTGGCCATAGCAACTTCATTTTGGTCCTTCTCTGGTTTAAGTTCTTTCGTACATGCGCTTTCTCCTCTACATATGCACGATTTGAATTTCCATTGGATTGGAATTGCTATTTGTAGTTGGTAACCCATTTTTTTGGTAGAATGATGTGAATTTTTAGGAGCAATGACCAAAAATTGCAACACTGGGGGTTTTGTTTTTGTGAAAGGatgtaattgatttatttttttagtGATAAAATGTGCATGTGATGTTTTTATGTGATAAATGTGATTGATTCAGGTATCATGCACTTTATAATGTTAGTTTTTTATTATAGTTATGATGTAATTGCACTTATAACTATAATTACACTTTGTCCATTGTTATTCATGGTTTTACCAACCTTGTGTTATTACAAGGGATAATGCAGTATAATGCCTAGGAGAATGTTTATTGCCTTGTCGACTCCATTCCACAATCAATTTATGTGGCCACTTGTGCTATTGTGTGGCATGATAATATATTTGTGAGAGGCTCCATTTGCAGTGGGGGCAATCAAGCTTGTTATGTATGCTTGACCTCTCAACAGTTAAATCTAAGGAAGCAATCTCCCCCAAATGGCTTGTGGTTCAGAAACCCTCGAAGTTTtcaagctttgtgttgtcttctgcTATCGTGGAGATTTAAGATTTCATTTTCACAATCTTGTTTTTATTTGACATTAAAAAgggataaattataaaaaaatatctttTGGGGTTTCTAAATGATTTCAGTAAGTCAAGTAGATCAATGATTTAATTAATGGGTTGGTTTTGTTTACAGTAACTAATGCTTTAAAATCATCTATAATTTTATGGTAATAAATTTGTAAGTTCTTCTAGTATCTTGCATGTGCAACTTCCATTGATAAATATAGGAAAAGAAAAACTATGCTTATTTTCTGTGGAGACATTGGTGCTACTTATTGGGGTATTTAAAAAATATGTAGATTTTGAGGATGGAGTTACCATTCTCTTATCAACTACATATCTCAATCTCAAGGAGTTGTAATACATTTTTGGAATGTAGATATCTATATCATTTGTTtcttttgtaattgtattttttttgtgttaatttaattttttttttaatcatttgtattttttgtatttgtatttcttatttttatttttttaattttttaatttttttaaattcaacATTCAATGAGTTAAGTAATTGAAAGGATTAATTTGAATGAGTTTAATAATGATGAGTACAAAATGGTTTATGAATTTGAGTTTTGTATCTTATATTCACCTTGATACATTTTTTAGATAATTATTGAATAGGTAAAATGCAAATAACTTGTTTACTCTCCACCCAAGAAACAAAAAACATGTTTAaggccaaatttttttaaattttttttgattaaAATATTTGTGATGAGTGGCAAATTATTACATTGCCAACTGTAGTGAGAACATGATGTTTTGTCTTTTAGGTATCTTGTAGCTTTAGCATATAGACTTGataatttaaaaatgaaaatcaCCCTTTCATCACTAATACAATATCTATAGATTGGTTAGTGTGGTGAAGGGAGAAGATAGGGGGAGGAAAGGGATTGCTAAGACGAAAGCGATGTGGAAAGataagaagaagagatagaaaactATTGAAGATGTGCAAACCCTAGAGGCAGACGAAAATGCTGAGATGAGTAGCCAGTAGGTGGAGGATGAGCTGTAGGATTTGAAGCTAGAAGTTCAAGAGTTGAGGAACAAGATGGAGAGCCAAGGATGAATTTAGAGCTGCAAGCCCTAAATATGGAGATAAGGGAATTGAAGAACAAATGGGACACTTGCGACAAGTAGCTAACATGTATAAACAAGTTTTGCATGAGGGTTACACATAGCTCAACAACCACCATTTGTCTGTTATAAGATAAGGCCCTAGGAGAGGTAGATGAGGACAAGGAATCCTACAGGGAGATCTACAAGTTTCTCACTGACGACTGCACTAGGACAATTTCCTCAAACAAGCTAGGTTACGGAAGTCTGGTCCCTAGGTCTAGGTGTTTCATTTATGGTTTTGGAATTACGGGGTTTTATCACCTGTTGTCTAGGTGTTACATTTATGGCTTTGGACTTACGAGGTTTTATCCCctgttgatgtttttttttttgttgctattattttttttggattctttgtTTCTTTTTCTGGTAACTTTATGTTGTTCAAATGAGTTGCTAATGTTGAACACCTTCAAGTTGTGTTAAGGGATAACACCCTAGTTTTcattgcttttaatatcaaaaaaatCACTTTTTAAAACATTGTTaactatataaatattttatttcaagttaCATAAAAAAATTCACAAATTATTTCTTAATATAAAAAAATGGATTTATAATCTACACGCAAAATCCAAAAATCACTAGAACtcacatcattttcaaattattaATAGCTAGAACTTGCTATAGATGTCAAAAAGTAAAAAGATGGTTAAAAATGTTGATTTTATTGTTCCACTTAGGCCAAAAATTTGAACACTATTGCACGGGATCACTCTTAGCATGTATTTGCAAATCTAAGCTCCATAATGATCCATTTGATAAAGGATTCAATCTGATGTatagatgtgttgaagaaaatatgGATGAATGAAATTTAATTGAAacaaagggttgagattgattagGGTAATCTTGTTCTCCTCTAGGGCAAGCTAAGAAAAATAAATAGTTGAGATTGAATGTCGATGGGAGGTTAAGATTGATTGAGAGCGTCTTATTAAATGATTGGTGGAAGAGTGGTGGTGAGATGTATAGTTGTGATTGTCTTATTCAAATGGATGAATTAGatgtaaaattatttaaatttttaagtgAGTAAAAGTGATGAGATGGAATTTCTTAATTTTGAATTGAGTGTGTTGGGGTGAAATATGTTTTGATTGGTTTATTAAATGACAAATTGGGAATTAGACTTAATTGAAATATCAAAGGATCTTCATCAATCCCTtgtcaaatcaacatcaacataggTGTATATCACTTggtatttcatacaacatatgagCAACCATTCATGAACACATACATTCAACAAGAAGGTATAATGTATAACTATCTTTGaacatttttattttcttgtcgttTTACCTTTATTTGAGGTTTACTTAGTTTTGGAATAAGGACTCTTAGATTTGCACTAGCTTCCTCTTGTTTTAGTCAAAATCTAGGCTATACAATTTTAAATAAAGAAATTGAGATAGAAACACATATTAGATTGGATTTAAAATTAGAATAAGATTTTAAAAAGTAAATATGTATTTTGACGTCAAAGTGGAGATTGAAATAACCATGACAAAAAGttatctatttttaaaaattggatcTCAAATGATCAAGTTGAgacaaatatattttataaattatgtGACTATACGAAATCCTAGTTCAATTTCATCATTGCAAAACTAAGCTTTTGCATATATTGATTTCAAGAACTTTTGCCACATAAATGATCATGTTCTCTTTAGATATTTTGTAcatataataaatatttatctaatatcTATATGTACACTATAAGAACAAAGTGATGCTGAGTTTTACTATGTATAACAAACACTCACTCCCCCAGCctttgacaagttttgttgatttatttaacaattttaataaaTTTGAAGATAAATAATGACGTGGCTAATATTATACGAAGGCTCTTAAGATTCAATGTAATGATGTAAGATGTAATGAATGCTAGAATACCCTAATTCAATAACAAGGTTTTATTCCTTTATTGCTACAAGAGATGATGTGATTGATGTAAACAGATGTATAATAACAAATCTATAGAATGAAAATGTTGTGAGGTGTGCTTCTTATTCAtcatttgaaaagttgtgttgcCTAACACATTTAATTATTCCAAGTGCCTTTAAAGATCCCAATGTTGTTTGGTGGATAAATTAATGGTCATTATTATCTCCACTGCCTATTGCTATCGAAATTTTTGGAGCAGACCATCTGGCTTGTTTCAAGTGATGAGAGCAGTGGATGCcgcttgatttgattttttttggagtcCCCCTCGCCTCAGAATTTCTGTGCATCCGCACTTGGATCAATGGCTCACAATCTGGCGACCCTGAACTACAGAATCCAATAGAGAATACAAATCAAACTCATAAAGATATAAcataattttttaaactcctaagaTTAAATCTATTCAATATAAAATAGtactctattttattttttatttataatgtatACAATAGTAATGAAAGACAGATTCCCAAAAAAGTTTGGCTTGAACTTTTAGGCTTGAAAGCTTTATCTCCCGAGAATTGATGGAAGTAAGAAGAATTCCCGTGAGTATGTTCAAAGCATAGTGATATAACATAATTCATCTGAGTGTGTCACGGTACATATTGGTCCTAATTTTCTCTAAAATGTCAGCAATCTGAAGCATGTTGGGTCGTTCTTGAGGGGACTCTCGTGTGCACAGCAGCCCCACGTCCATGATTTCAGTTATCACATTCTCGCTACCTTGGTCTTCTCTCCACAGATTTCTCCACAGATTTAAATCAACTATTTCTCTAACTCTATGCGGGAGATTTTCAGCTGCCCATTTTTGCAAGTTTAATCCATCCTTGAAAATGGCATTCGTTGGCCTCATTCTTGTCAACATCTCTAGTAATAATACTCCGTAGCTGAACACATCTCCTTTGGTCGACACCCTTGCACCCAATCCATACTCTGCAGAATGATTCAGTTAATTTTTTCATTCCAGCATTCACTGATAGGTTTAAATACAAAGTAAAATTAAGGAAACAAACATACCTGGGGCAATGTAGCCTACTGATCCTTTGAGTAAATGTGCGGTGGAAGTCATGGAATCCATAGAGTTGGCCAAGACTATTCTTGCAATGCCGAAGTCTGTCAGATGTGCTGTCATGTCGTCTCCCAACAATACATTACTGGGTTTTAAATCGCAATGCAGAACCTGTACAAAGCATTGGTGATGAAGGTATGCTAAGGCTTGAGCTATGTCAATGGCTATGCTCAGTCTTTCTGTCAAACTCAGTTCACACTCATCTCCGTCAGAGTATAGCCAGTCTTCCAAGCTGCCCTTTTGCATATAGGGGAAAATCAAAGCTTTGAAATCAAGGTTGGAGCAGCAAGTAATGACTCCAACCAGATTTCTGTGCCTGACCCTACCTAAAGCATTGCACTCCCTGTCAAAACTCTGATGAGCTTCTTCATTTTGTAAACTGAGAACCTTAACAGCAATTAGTGTGCCATCACTCATCTCCCCTTTATACACTGATCCATAATTACCAACCCCTAAAAGGTTGGCATCACTAAGCCCATTAGTTGCAGCCATAATATCCTTTTGTGAAATTCTAGGCAAGCCCAAATTCAAATGAAAAGCTTCTGTAGTCTGAAAGTTTGTACTGCTTTTCTTCTTCCCATACTTCCAAATTAAGAAAGCTAAGAagcaaatgcaaatcaaaaaaGTTGTGACAGCTACAGGAGCTATTATCCTCCAATTTTTCGAATGAGAATTACGAGTGTGAGACACAGGAGGAGGGCATGATGGCATATTATGTATCCATGGTCCACACAGACCCACATTTCCTATAAATGATGTATTAGTAAGCCTTCTGAAAATACCACCTTTGGGCACTTCTCCTGTTAACTTATTCATGGACAAATTCAAGTGGTAAGCATCTTGAGTGTTTCTAGGGACTCTGGTATAGTTCCTGACAAATTGTTCCAGGACAAATCCAGGTCCCCCAAGCTCTGAAGTTGCCGAAGTGAATCTGGTATTGGACCATGCACAGAATTGTGTGATAGATTAAGGTATTGAACTGATGTGCAGCTTCCAATTGTGCCAGGTATTGAACCCACCAATAAATTTGAAGAAACATCTATGGCCTGCACCATTGTCATCTTGCCTATCACTGGTGGCAGAGAGCCTAGTAATAGATTGCTCGACAAGTTGAAATACAAGTTCAGATTCGGAAGAGCAGCTAGCTCTGGTGGGATCTCTCCACTCAGATTGTTGTAAGACAAATCAATCACTTCCAACAGTCGGCAGTCCCCTAGACTAGGAGGAATTTCTCCTGAAAGCT is part of the Cryptomeria japonica chromosome 10, Sugi_1.0, whole genome shotgun sequence genome and harbors:
- the LOC131855743 gene encoding LRR receptor-like serine/threonine-protein kinase EFR; its protein translation is MATLLFLLLSCSSVIVLSRPIQLNNVSDEQALLAFRAGITVDLYNSLSNWNSTHPVCNWTGVKCSTRRQRVVELNLTGMSLQGSISPFLANISFLRVLDLNNNTLSRPITPELGNLARLRNLRLSKNRLEGSVPSTSSNCRFLETFSVFRNRLSGGIPWEIGLLTGLQMLWLSDNKLTGLIPSSLGNCFSLSVLSLSNNRLRGSIPPELGMLSQLNTLRLRHNHLTGQIPPSLSNCTPLQDLELHNNSLSGHIPWEFGAKLSQLQNLLLWGNRLTGRIPISLSNCTQLKIIDLKVNQLNGTVPMEFSQLGNLERLFLGTNRLVSGSSNTLLSLSALSNCSLLELIHLGENELTGTLPPSIDLLSSKL
- the LOC131055537 gene encoding probable LRR receptor-like serine/threonine-protein kinase At3g47570, with amino-acid sequence MNKLTGEVPKGGIFRRLTNTSFIGNVGLCGPWIHNMPSCPPPVSHTRNSHSKNWRIIAPVAVTTFLICICFLAFLIWKYGKKKSSTNFQTTEAFHLNLGLPRISQKDIMAATNGLSDANLLGVGNYGSVYKGEMSDGTLIAVKVLSLQNEEAHQSFDRECNALGRVRHRNLVGVITCCSNLDFKALIFPYMQKGSLEDWLYSDGDECELSLTERLSIAIDIAQALAYLHHQCFVQVLHCDLKPSNVLLGDDMTAHLTDFGIARIVLANSMDSMTSTAHLLKGSVGYIAPEYGLGARVSTKGDVFSYGVLLLEMLTRMRPTNAIFKDGLNLQKWAAENLPHRVREIVDLNLWRNLWREDQGSENVITEIMDVGLLCTRESPQERPNMLQIADILEKIRTNMYRDTLR